One window of Phycisphaeraceae bacterium genomic DNA carries:
- the pckA gene encoding phosphoenolpyruvate carboxykinase (ATP) has protein sequence MSQMAAAELNLAPNRTYRNLSSAVLIEHAIAAGEGRLAANGALVCTTGDRTGRSPNDKYLEDTAEVHDKIWWGKVNRPITPDNFDFVHQLAVEHLNKQDKLYTFEGFAGADPTHRLGVRVVTEQAWHSLFASTLFIKQGSQAAGGSTDWNHDWTVINAGRRRLSSEEQAKLGVSSPMIIAQSLTKKIVVILGTEYAGEMKKSIFYAMNFDMPEVGVFPMHCSANVAKSDPNNVSLFFGLSGTGKTTLSADPDRALIGDDEHGWSDTGVFNFEGGCYAKCIKLTPEGEPQIYSAIRFGSVFENVVIDKDSRLPDYDDGSLTENTRVTYPVDFIDGAVIPSVGGHPKNVVFLTADAFGVMPPVSKLTPEQAMYYFINGYTSKLAGTEAGVKEPQPNFSPCFGGPFLPRQPSEYAAMLANKIKTHNANVWLLNTGWTGGPYGTGSRFSLKYTRAMVSAILSGKLASAQYEEHPIFGLHIPKAVDGVPSEVLNPRNTWKDGSAYDAQAKKLAEMFRNNDKGFEMTDAVRNAGPKG, from the coding sequence ATGTCCCAGATGGCAGCTGCCGAGTTGAACCTTGCACCGAATCGAACCTACCGCAATCTCTCTTCGGCGGTGCTGATCGAGCACGCGATCGCAGCGGGCGAGGGCAGGCTCGCGGCAAACGGCGCACTTGTCTGCACGACCGGCGACCGCACGGGGCGCTCTCCCAACGACAAGTATCTCGAAGACACCGCCGAGGTGCACGACAAGATCTGGTGGGGCAAAGTCAACCGCCCGATCACACCGGACAACTTCGACTTTGTGCATCAACTCGCGGTCGAGCATCTGAACAAGCAGGACAAGCTGTACACATTCGAGGGATTCGCTGGCGCAGATCCGACGCATCGTCTTGGTGTTCGTGTTGTGACAGAGCAGGCGTGGCACTCGCTCTTTGCATCCACACTGTTCATCAAGCAGGGATCTCAAGCAGCTGGCGGCTCGACCGACTGGAACCATGACTGGACTGTCATCAACGCTGGTCGCCGCCGTCTGTCATCAGAAGAGCAGGCAAAGCTCGGCGTGTCATCGCCCATGATCATCGCGCAGAGCCTGACAAAGAAGATCGTGGTCATCCTCGGCACCGAGTACGCTGGCGAGATGAAGAAGAGCATCTTCTACGCGATGAACTTCGACATGCCCGAGGTCGGCGTGTTCCCCATGCACTGCTCCGCGAACGTTGCGAAGAGCGACCCGAACAACGTCTCGCTCTTCTTCGGTCTTTCAGGTACGGGCAAGACAACACTCAGCGCCGATCCTGATCGTGCGCTGATCGGCGATGACGAGCATGGCTGGTCGGATACGGGCGTGTTCAACTTTGAGGGTGGGTGCTACGCCAAGTGCATCAAACTCACACCCGAGGGCGAGCCGCAGATCTATTCAGCGATTCGTTTCGGCTCGGTGTTCGAGAATGTTGTCATCGACAAGGATTCACGCCTTCCCGATTACGACGACGGCTCACTCACCGAGAACACCCGTGTGACATATCCCGTCGATTTCATTGATGGCGCGGTGATCCCGTCTGTTGGCGGTCATCCGAAGAACGTGGTGTTCCTGACAGCGGACGCATTCGGCGTCATGCCGCCCGTGTCCAAGCTCACACCCGAGCAGGCGATGTACTACTTCATCAACGGGTACACGTCGAAGCTCGCGGGCACAGAAGCGGGTGTGAAGGAGCCGCAGCCGAACTTCTCGCCATGCTTTGGCGGGCCGTTCCTCCCGCGTCAGCCGTCCGAGTACGCAGCGATGCTCGCGAACAAGATCAAGACGCACAACGCCAACGTCTGGCTGCTCAACACTGGTTGGACGGGCGGGCCGTACGGCACGGGGTCACGCTTCAGCCTGAAGTACACTCGCGCCATGGTCAGCGCGATTCTATCGGGCAAGCTCGCGAGCGCGCAGTACGAGGAGCATCCGATCTTCGGTCTGCACATTCCAAAGGCTGTTGATGGCGTGCCAAGCGAGGTGCTCAACCCGCGCAACACATGGAAGGATGGCAGCGCCTACGACGCGCAGGCAAAGAAGCTTGCCGAGATGTTTCGTAACAACGACAAGGGCTTTGAGATGACCGATGCGGTGCGCAACGCCGGACCGAAGGGCTGA
- a CDS encoding ATP-binding protein has product MSTVHMIVGNTGAGKTTYAIDLAQQRNCIRYSIDEWMESLFEADKSDAPTYEWMLERVNRIQHQMLKMVAQHIRCKQDVILDLGFFTKKQRNVVRSSIASNHGNVRMHYLDIDAAIRWERVQKRNTEQGETYALQVTREVFDFCETLFEVPGETELEGALIVRV; this is encoded by the coding sequence GTGTCAACAGTTCACATGATCGTCGGCAACACCGGCGCTGGCAAGACAACGTATGCGATAGATCTTGCGCAGCAGCGCAACTGCATCCGCTACTCGATCGATGAGTGGATGGAATCATTGTTTGAGGCTGACAAGTCAGATGCGCCAACGTACGAATGGATGCTTGAGCGCGTGAACAGGATTCAGCATCAGATGCTGAAGATGGTCGCACAGCACATCAGGTGCAAGCAGGATGTGATCCTTGATCTCGGATTTTTTACAAAGAAACAACGGAACGTGGTGCGCAGCAGTATCGCATCGAATCATGGAAATGTGCGCATGCACTATCTTGATATTGATGCTGCAATACGATGGGAGCGCGTGCAGAAACGCAACACGGAGCAAGGTGAGACATACGCGCTGCAGGTGACGCGCGAGGTGTTCGATTTCTGCGAGACGCTGTTCGAGGTTCCGGGTGAGACAGAACTGGAAGGTGCGTTGATCGTCAGGGTCTAG
- a CDS encoding fructosamine kinase family protein, protein MRDPVVSNLAGLVSDVLGVRAHSIRRLTGGCVGDVFSLAVDPIVDVIERNVSLATSLASADHQIVVKYDANAGAIGSTSFGSLETEAFMLRYLGDYTQLPVPKVLHSSAMLLVMTKLPGSTCAGAQAQQHLGELVAHLHSITSDRCGFERDTLIGPLVQPNPDTDAWIPFFAEHRLSYMACLATNANQMPSSIAHRVDRLCNKLDNLLNEPEKPSLLHGDLWSGNVLADESHVTGIIDPAISYGHHECDLAYMTLFGCFGESFFAAYRDNMPIEPGFERDRRPIYQLWPLLVHVRLFGGSYVSSVDQSLRRFGV, encoded by the coding sequence ATGCGTGATCCCGTTGTGTCAAACCTAGCTGGTCTTGTCTCGGACGTACTCGGTGTGCGTGCGCATTCAATTCGCAGACTCACAGGCGGGTGTGTTGGCGACGTGTTCTCGCTTGCTGTTGATCCAATAGTCGATGTCATCGAGCGGAATGTTTCTCTCGCGACATCGCTCGCATCCGCGGATCATCAGATCGTTGTCAAGTACGACGCGAACGCGGGGGCGATCGGCAGCACATCGTTCGGTTCACTCGAAACAGAAGCGTTTATGCTGCGCTATCTTGGGGACTACACACAACTGCCTGTGCCGAAGGTGCTGCACAGTTCCGCGATGCTGCTGGTGATGACGAAGCTACCCGGTTCAACCTGTGCAGGCGCACAAGCGCAGCAACACCTTGGCGAACTTGTCGCGCATCTGCACTCGATCACATCAGATCGGTGTGGGTTCGAGCGAGACACATTGATCGGGCCGCTCGTTCAGCCAAACCCTGACACAGACGCGTGGATTCCGTTCTTTGCCGAGCATCGCTTGTCGTATATGGCGTGTCTTGCAACAAATGCGAACCAGATGCCATCGTCCATTGCGCATCGCGTCGATCGTTTGTGCAACAAACTCGACAATCTGCTGAATGAGCCAGAAAAGCCGTCATTGCTGCACGGCGATCTGTGGTCTGGCAACGTACTGGCAGATGAATCGCACGTGACAGGCATCATCGACCCTGCGATCAGCTACGGGCATCACGAGTGCGATCTCGCGTACATGACGTTGTTCGGGTGCTTCGGCGAATCGTTCTTTGCTGCGTATCGTGACAACATGCCTATCGAGCCGGGGTTTGAGCGCGATCGCAGACCGATCTATCAACTCTGGCCGTTGCTCGTGCACGTGCGGTTGTTCGGCGGGAGCTATGTGAGCAGCGTTGATCAGTCGTTGCGACGATTTGGTGTGTGA